CCCATGCGGCTGCACCTTCGTGAGCATCCAACTCAGCGCGAGGTCGGAGAGCACGGTTTCCTGATACCCCCCGCCGCTATCCGCATGGATGCCGGCAAACCACACCGGTTCGACTCCTTCACGCGCGCCCCATAAGCTCGGGGCGAAGCTTTCGCGCCTTTCGTCGATCGCCACCGCGTGATAACCGAACCGCACGTTCGGATGCAGCGCCGTGTCGTGGAATCG
This Nitrospiraceae bacterium DNA region includes the following protein-coding sequences:
- a CDS encoding DUF2235 domain-containing protein gives rise to the protein MGRTPDYQCQDLTIEVIGVWDTVGALGSPLGLFSGLGHFLFRFHDTALHPNVRFGYHAVAIDERRESFAPSLWGAREGVEPVWFAGIHADSGGGYQETVLSDLALSWMLTKVQPHGVLLARVDCRT